In Candidatus Thermoplasmatota archaeon, the following are encoded in one genomic region:
- a CDS encoding polysaccharide biosynthesis protein — translation MTRFWLTLNEAIELVLFALSEMDGCIYVKKCSACLIKDIAEVMAGEGNFVVKGKRPGEKLHEVLVSDMEMMHTEELVDHNIFKVNPFDSPVINEPKEFTSENADRLSKDELRKKLIEEGWL, via the coding sequence ATGACAAGATTCTGGCTCACTTTAAACGAAGCGATCGAATTGGTATTGTTTGCTTTGTCCGAAATGGATGGATGTATTTATGTCAAAAAGTGCAGTGCGTGTCTGATTAAAGACATAGCTGAGGTAATGGCCGGAGAAGGCAATTTCGTTGTCAAAGGAAAAAGACCCGGAGAGAAGTTACATGAAGTTTTAGTGAGTGACATGGAAATGATGCATACAGAAGAATTGGTTGATCATAATATCTTCAAAGTTAATCCTTTTGATAGCCCAGTGATAAATGAACCAAAAGAGTTCACGTCAGAAAATGCAGATAGATTAAGCAAGGATGAATTAAGAAAAAAGCTAATAGAAGAAGGATGGTTATAA
- a CDS encoding polysaccharide biosynthesis protein has protein sequence MEKVIGISTDKAVKPVNVYGMTKAIDERILLLKEDCETKFSVVRYGNVIGSRGSVIPHFKKLLDEGEKSFLSLILS, from the coding sequence GTGGAAAAGGTTATAGGAATATCAACAGACAAAGCAGTCAAACCAGTCAATGTGTATGGCATGACTAAAGCTATTGATGAAAGAATTCTTTTGCTTAAGGAGGATTGCGAGACTAAGTTTTCGGTGGTAAGATATGGGAATGTTATAGGAAGCAGAGGCTCAGTGATTCCACACTTTAAAAAACTGTTGGATGAGGGGGAAAAAAGCTTCCTGTCACTCATCCTCTCATGA
- a CDS encoding polysaccharide biosynthesis protein, with product MIDKLIDNKRIMITGGTGSFGHQMANILCRVNPKEVKIFSRHEDLQHSMAREFPNFVFVLGDVRDYERVLEATKNIDIIFHAAALKQISDIERHPMEAVKTNILGT from the coding sequence TGATAACTGGTGGGACGGGAAGTTTCGGTCATCAGATGGCCAACATCTTGTGTAGAGTGAATCCTAAAGAAGTTAAAATATTTAGTAGACACGAAGACCTTCAGCACTCAATGGCTAGAGAATTTCCAAATTTTGTTTTTGTTTTAGGGGACGTGAGAGATTACGAAAGGGTCTTAGAAGCTACAAAGAATATAGACATAATATTTCACGCTGCGGCTTTAAAACAGATTTCAGACATAGAACGGCATCCTATGGAAGCAGTCAAGACCAACATACTTGGAACATAA